The genomic DNA GTGGCCGGTGCTCGGGTCGTAGCCGAGGCTCAGGCCGTAGTGGCGCACGTCGTAGCCGCCGTTGCCCGCGAGGGGGAAGTACGGGTCTCCTGCTCCGGACGAGCCCACGGTGCCGGCCGCCGCCGGGCCCGCGGCCGCCAGCAGCGCCGCGAGCGCCACGGGGACGGTCGCCACCACGGCTTCCCGACGAAGGACGGTTGCACGTCTGACGGCCTGTCGGCGGGCTGGCCTCACGTTCGCTCCCACGAGTTGACGATGATCACTCGCGAAAGCTTATGGGCCCGCTCGTCCCCGGAATTACCTCGATCCGGTCAAATTATGTCGTGTCTAGTCGCGTCTATGGGTTTGACCGTCTCCTCCGGCCCGGGGTCAGGTGTGGCCCAGCCCCCCGCTGCCGAACGAGCCGCTGGAGCCGGGATCCCAGCGCCGTCGATTCTGGTCCTCTCGCCGTTTGCTTCCTGCGTGGTGCAGCTCGTACGGCATGAGCCGTTCACTCTCGACCGCCGCGTGCGGCACTTCGTCGGGTTCCCGCATCTCACGCATTTCGTGTACTGCACCGGATTCGGGGAGCTTGGGCTGCTCGTCCGAGCGAGGCCGGTCCGATTCCGTACGGCGCACCGATATGCCGAGCCGGACGGCCCAGATCAGTCCGCCGGCGATCACCAGACCGCCAACAAAAGCGGCAAACACGTTGAGTACATCACTCGACGCGGCCAGTAGTTCATAGCTCGCCGTGTTCATATGCACTCAATACCCGTAAATAAATGCCGATAAGCAAAAACATCCGCGAGATTCATTTATGAGGTTCGGTGGGCGATACCGGGCCGGTGCCACCCCACGGGCCCGTCGGCGGCCCGCGTCCGGGTGCGACGCGGTGGACGAACGGGGTGTGTACGTCCGTCCCGCGAGCGAACGCAGCGGGGTCACTCGGATGCGGACGCGCGGAGGCTTCACAGTGTTCATGAAGCCACCCTGCGTCACGGGGGCCCGGCGGGCCAGGCCTCTCCTGGGAGCAGGACCACCGGTCCTGGTACCGGTACAACCAGGCTCCGCGACGTCACTCGGGCCGGTCCGCGTCCGCCGGCCTGGCCGGCGGACGGTACGGCGCCAGACCCTGTCGTCAGATCCGGTAGGTGCGCAGGGCCGGTGTGGCGAAGGCCAGGGCCAGGGTGGCGACGACGACCAGGAGTCCACCGCCCGCGACGGCCGCGCGCGCCCCGAAGACCGAGCCCGCGGTGCCGTGCAGAACGTCGGCGAGGCGTGGGCCGCCCGCGACCACGACGGTGAACACGCCCTGCATGCGGCCGCGCATCTCGTCGGTGACCGCCGACAGCAGGATGGCACCGCGGAAGACCATCGAGACCATGTCGGCGACTCCGGCGGCGGCGAGGAAGGCCACCGCGATCCAGAGGTTCGTACTCAGGCCGAAGCCGGTGACCGCGGCGCCCCAGGCGACGACGGCCGCGATCACCATGAGGCCGTGCCTGCGGGCGCGCGAGAACGTGCCCGACATCAGGCCGCCGGCCACGGCACCGATGGGGATCGCCGCGAACAGCAGGCCGAGCGCGAGGCCCTCCCCGTAGGGCGCGTACGTCTGCGCGGCGAGCTGCGGGAACAGGGCCCGGGGCATGCCGAGGACCATCGCGATGATGTCGGCGAGGAAGGAGAGCAGCAGGACCTTGTGCAGCGAGATGTAGCGGAAGCCCTCGGCTATCGCCCGCCAGCCGGCGCGGCCGGACGCCGGGGTCGTCAGGGGCGGCAGCGCGGGGAGCCGTACGACCGCCCACACCGTGGCGCACAGGGCCAGGGCGTCGAGCAGATAGAGCTCGGACAGGCCGATGACGGGGATGAGGGCGCCGGCCAGGAGCGGTCCTGCCACCAGGCCCGTCTGCATGACGGTGGAGCCGAGGGCGTTCGCCGCGGGCAGTTCGTCCGCGGGGACCAGCCGGGCGATGGAGGCGGTGCGGGCCGGGGAGTTGAGGCCGAAGAAGGCCTGCTGGAGGGCGAGCAGCGCCATCAGGACGAACACCGAGTCGACCCCGGTGACGGCCTGGGTCCAGAACAGCAGGGAGGTGACGGCTATGCCGGAGTTGGTGATCAGGAGCAGCTTGCGGCGGTCCATGCTGTCGGCGATCGCGCCGCCCCACAGGGCGAAGACGACGAGCGGGAGGAGGCCGGCGAGGCTGGCGTAGCCCACCCATGCCGACGAGCCGGTGATGTCGTAGATCTGCTTGGGCACGGCGACGGCGGTGAGCTGGCTGCCGACGGAGGTGACGATGGTCGAGGACCACAGGCGGCGGTAGGCGGGGCGCCGCAGCGGCCTGGTGTCCATCGCCCAGCGGCGCCAGCCCGGGCGGGCCCCTCGCGCCGGTGCCGGGGGCACGCTGGGCGCCGCGGTGTCTGGGCCGGTGCTGTCGTCGGTGCTGCTCTCACTCGTGTCCACGGAGTTCCTGGTTGCTCGATACATCCTTCTGGTGTCAGGGTTCACTATCGCCCACCCGCACCGGGCCGACATCGGGCGGGTGGACGGGAGTTCAGACGCCGGCGATCAGGGTGGCGCCCATCGTGAGCATCGTCGCGGCCACCAGGGCGTCCAGCACCCGCCATGCCGACGGGCGCGCCAGGAAGCGGCCGAGCAGCCGTGAGCCGAAGCCGAGGGCGGCGAACCAGCACAGGCTCGCGAGGGCCGCGCCGAGACCGAAGGTCCAGCGCAGTGAGCCGCGGTCGGCCGCGATCGAGCCGAGGAGGAAGACGGTGTCGAGGTAGACGTGCGGGTTGAGCCAGGTGAGGGCCAGGCAGGTGAGTACGGCGCGTCTGCGGGAGCCCTCCGGCGCGCCCTCCGCCCGCAGGCCCGCCGGACGGAACACCCGGCGCGCCGCCAGGGCGCCGTAGACCAGCAGGAACGCGCCGCCGACCAGCGCGACCGCCGTCAGCGCCCGGGGCCAGGCCACCACGACCGCGCCCACACCGCCGACGCCGAGCGCGATGAGCAACGCGTCGGACAGGGCGCAGATCCCCACCACCGCGAGCACGGCGTCGCGGCGGATGCCCTGGCGCAGGACGAAGGCGTTCTGGGCGCCGATGGCGACGATGAGGGAGAGGCCGGTGCCGAATCCGGCGGCGGCGGTGGTCAGGGCGTTGGTCATGACCTCGACGCTAGAAAAAGCACCGCCGACAGTACAGCTAAAGATTCTTACGTATCATTAGCGCTCGTGATGGCGGAGCTCCCTCTCGACCTGGTACGCACCCTGCTCGCCGTGGTGGACGAGGGCACGTTCGACGCCGCCGCGAGCGCCCTGCATGTGACTCCTTCGGCGGTCAGCCAACGGGTCAAGGCTCTGGAGCGGCGCACGGGGCGGGTGCTGCTGATGCGGACGAAGCCGGTACGTCCGACCGAGTCGGGCGAGGCCGTCGTGCGGTTCGCGCGCCGGCTGGCCCGCCTCGAACTCGACGCCCGCGCCGAACTCGGCATGACCGGTTCCGAGGAGCCGACCCGGCTGTCGATCGCGGTGAACTCCGATTCACTGGCCACGTGGTTCCTCCCGGCGCTGGCCCGCGTGCCCGAGGAACTGCGGCTGTCCTACGAACTGCGCCGCGAGGACCAGGACCACACGGCCGCGCTGCTGCGCGAGGGCCTGGTGATGGCCGCGGTGACCTCGTCGCCGGACCCGGTGACCGGCTGCTCCGTACAAAGTCTCGGGCGGATGCGGTACATGGCGGTGGCCGGCCCGGGCTTCGCCGCGCGGTGGCTCGGTGACCGGCCGGACGTGCCGCTGCGGCAGGTGCTCGCAGACGCGCCCGTGGTGTGCTTCGACCGGCGCGACGACCTTCAGGACGGCTTTGTACGGGGGCTTCGGCGTGGTCGGGGCGGCGCGAGCGCGCTGCGGCACTTCGTGCCGACGTCGGAGGGATTTGTCGACGCGGTCGCCGCCGGGATGGGCTGGGGCATGGTGCCGCAGGTGCAGGCAGAGCCGCTCCTGCGGGCGGGGCGGCTCGTGCACCTCGCCACGGACCGGCCCATCGACGTACCGCTGTACTGGCAGCAGTGGAAGCTCGACTCCCCCGCGCTGTCGGCCGTGGCGGAGGCGGTGGCTTCCGCGGCCGCCGCGGCCCTCGACGGCGGGAGCCAATGGCCGCACGTCACCTCCGCCGTCACCGGCCGGGGATGAACGCCCGCGCAGTCCCGCGAGCACCGCACCAACACCGCCCGACTGCCGTGCGCGGAGGCGGACTTCGGCACCGGGCCACCGCGGGTGGAAACTCCTGAGTCCTCGGTGAATTCCGGAATCCACCGTGCCTGGGTGAAACGAATTCCGGCGTATTTCTTCGGCACCTTCGAAACGATCGTTGACGCAACCGTGGTGCGGTGCAAACGTCGCACCAGTCCTCCCGGCCGGCCGGGACCCGGGGCGACGCCAGGCGGGCGTCGCCCACAAACGGCGAACTCAGGCGAACGGAGGACCTCTCGCGATGTCAACAGCCAGCGGAGACCCGACAACAGGGACGGCCGACTTCTTTGCGGCGCCCCTGGCGGATGCCTCGCTCCCCGAGGAGTGGGAGAGCGGCCAACAGGCGGTCACCGAGCAGGCCACCAATCCGGCGAGCGGCACCGACGAGATGTCGGCGCCCGAAGAGCAGGTCACAAGGACATCCGCGACACCACTGCCCGGCGCACCGAACGGCGCCGCCGCGCTCCCCTACCGTCCCACCCGCGGCCGCTACCGCAGCAGCGGCGGCGGCTTCCACCTGGAGTTGCGGGTCGACGTCGACAGCACGGCGGGCGGCCCGAAGGTCCTCAACAGGATCAGCGGGGACTTCTTCAGCACCAGCGGCGCCACGACGACGTACTACGGGTCGTTGGTCGTGCACGCGCCCACCGTCACCCGGTCCGCCACCCAGGTGGTCATCAGCGGCCTGGGCACCTACACCTGGCAGGCCGGCGCCCCGATCGTCCGGGTGACCATTCCGCGGCGCCGGATCAACCAGCCGCAGGGCACCGCCACCGTGCAGTTCCTCACCACCTCCAACCAGCCCGGCGCCGGCTACACCTGCGGGTACGTCTCCCCGTACTTCCGCACCGTCCAGTGGGAGCAGGACTCGGTCACCGGCAGGATTCCGTTCCTCTCCTACGACACCGGGTCGCTCCCGCAGCCGCCGAACAGTCCCGCCCGGGCGCTCACCGTGCCCCGCGCGTACGCCGAGGCCGGTATCGAGCTGCTCATGTCCGGCACCGCCAACACCATCGCCGACAGCCCGGGCGGCTGGACCAACACCGAACTGCACGGCGCCATGCAGACCAACTTCAGCCTGTGGCGCGACGCCCCGCAGTGGAAGGTGTGGCTGCTGGTAGCCGGCAGCTACGAAGGCATGGCGGGGGTGCGCGGCATCATGTTCGACGCCGCCGACTCCTTCCAGCGGCAGGGCTGCGCGGTCTTCTACGACCTGATCAAGGGCACCGACGCCGAGTCGCAGCGCGCCCAGCTGCGCACGTACGTCCATGAACTCGGCCACTCCTTCAACCTGCTGCACTCCTGGCAGAAGAACCTGGCGCAGCCGCCGGCGCCGCTCGGTCCGCAGAACGGCTTCGGCGATCTGTCCTGGATGAACTACCCGCAGAACTACCTGCCGCCGACGGGCACCGGCGGGGCGGCCGCGTACTGGGGCGCCTTCCCGTTCCAGTTCACGGACAACGAGCTGGTCCACCTGCGGCACGGCTTCTACCGCGACGTCGTCATGGGGGCCAACGCCTTCGGTATCGGTGCCGCCGACATCGAACCGGAACTGTTCGACGAGCCCCTCGCCGACGAGTCCGGGCTGCGCCTGGACCTGCGGGTCACCAAGAGCGGCTTCGCGTTCGGCGAACCCGTCGTCGTGGAGCTGAAGCTGGACACGACGGACCTGCGCGGCCGCTCCACCCACGACCACCTCCACCCGGACGACGAACTCGTCCACATCGCCATCCGGCAGCCCTCCGGGCGTACCGTGCTCTACCGGCCGCTGCTGCGCCGCTGCGTCGACCAGGACGCGACCGTACGTCTGGACACCGACCGGCCGGCGATCTACAGCAGCGCCTACATCGGCTACGGCCGCGACGGGCACTACTTCCAGCAGCCCGGCACCTATCAGCTGCGCGCCTCCTATCTGGCGTCCGACGGCTCCCGGATCGTCTCGCCGGTGCTGCGTCTCCACGTCCGGCACCCCGTCAGCCAGAGCGACATCGAGCTCGCCGAGCTGATGATGGGTGAGGAACAGGGCACGATCCTCGCCCTGCGCGGCTCCGACTCGCCGTCGCTACAAGCCGGCAACGACGCCCTCCAGGAGGTCATCGAGCGGCACGCCAACCACCCGTTCGCCGTGTACGCGCGGCTCGCCAAGGGGCTCAACTTCGAGCACGAGTTCAAGAGCCTGAGCCCCGACAAGGCCGGCCTGAACGTGCGTCCCCCGGACACCAAGTCCGGGATCGAGCAGCTCAGTCAGGTCGTGAAGGTCTCCGAGCAGGGCAAGGGGGTCGACAACCTGACCCTCAACCTGGCCACGCGGCGACTGGCCCGTGCCTACGCCCGCCAGGGCGATCTGGAAGAGGCCGGCTCCACCCTCGACCGACTGGTCCGGCACTTCGACACCCCGGCGTTCAAGCCGTACGTCGTGGACGCGGTCCGCAGTCAGGCGGACTCCACGAAGGCCCGGCTGCTGGCCGAGTTCGGCGACAGCTGAGCCGCGGGACGAAGGCCGCGCACGGGCGCGCGACGCCCGTGCGCGGCCTCTGTGGCAGCATCGCGTACAGGCCCCGGACCGGGGCGGGGAAGGAGCCGGACGTGCTCGATCTCGTCCTGTACGGGCCCCAGGGGCCGCAGCCGCTCGGCGGTTCCGCGCCGGTCCGGGCGAAGGTGCGGAACTCGGGTGAACGTGCTGTGTGGATCGCCGGGGTGCTCGACGGGTCCGAGGACGGCATCCGCTTTCCGCACTATCTCCCCGCCGTCACCCTCGCCGACGGCGGACGCACCGTCGCCCGGCCCGGCCCGGCCGAGGACCCGCTCGTCGGGCCGTTGCGGGTGGGCCATCTGCTTCGGCTGGCGCCCGGGGAGTCGTTCGATCCCACGGCCGGTGCCGGGTGCCTGCCGCTGACGACCTTCGCCGCGTTCGCCCCCCAAGCCCCCGGCCGCTACCGGTACACGCTCACCCTCTCCACCGAGGCGGGGCGTCCCGAGGAGTGGCTGGGCGGTTTCGGTCTGCCGTCCGGGGCCGAGCGGGAGGAATTGCTGGACCTGATCGCGCGGGTCCCCCGGATCACCGTGTCGGCCGCTCCGCTGATCCTGGAGTTCCGCTGAGCACCGGCACTTCGAGGTCGTTCACCGCTCGGCCATGACGAGGACGAGGGGGACGCCGTCGCAGGGCATCAGGTGCAGGCCGTCGAAGTGTTCCGGCCGGGCCTGGGTGAGGACGGCGGCGAAGTCGGGGCCCTTGGTGAGGGAGCCGGCCAGGTGTGCGGGGTCGGCGGAGGCGGCGACCCGGCCGCGCGCGTTGACCAGGTGCGCCGGGCCCGGCAGCCGTTGCAGCAGGGGCATCACGGCCGTCTCGAAGTGCCGCAGATACACATCCGCCGCGGCCACCCCCGCGAACCGCCCCTCCACCTGCACCGGCGCGGACAGGGTGAGGCTGTACTCCTCGGAACACAGATAGTCCACATACGGCCCGGCCACCGCCCGGCGCCCGGTGTCACGGGGCAGCGCGAACCAGTCCCAGTGCGTGTAATCCGAGTACGCCGACTGCCGCGGGTCCAGGTCGAGCAGCAACGGCCGCAGCGCCCCGTCCGCACCGGTCTGCCACCACTCCAGCCACGTCGGCACATCGCCCAGCAGCCCCGGCGCGGCCACGAACCCCACCCCCGAGACCAGCTCCTGCCGCGCCAGCCGCAGATGAAGCCCCGGCCGCAGCCCGGCCAGATCCACGGTCGCCGGCCGACGACCCAGCCCGGCCACTTGCGCCAGCAACGCCGCCGTGTCCGCCCGCGTCTCCTCGACGGCCTCGAACACCGCCTCCAGCGCGGAACGCACCTGCGCCGCCACCCGCGCCTGCGGCGACACATCCAGCGTCGCCGTTGCCGGGCGGCCGCTTCCCGCGGGCGCGGGCACCGGATGCGCCGCGAGGCAGAACGAAAGGCCGGGCTGTGGAATCGAGTGGGGCATGACCGCGACCGTATACGCAGAATTCCCTCTTCCGCATCTTGACTGTCCGTCAACTCCTCTTCAACACAGCGCAGTTGCTACACATGCCGACGCTCCGTAAGGTGTGGATCACCCGGGACGCCGGAGGACGCCACCCGCCCTCCAGGCGGCCTTGATGCTGGGTGCGGCCCGCCTGAACCCTCCAGCAGATCCGGAGATCTCGCCCGAGGACGCCACTGTGATCCGTGGCGCCCCAACAGAATCCGGTATTCCGTCCCCTTCAGCCCCTTCCTTTCACCTCTCCCCCCCACACCCACACACCGTGGAGATTTCCTTGCGTTTGCACAGATCCTTCAAAGCCGCGGCCGCGGCCGGCGCCCTGCTGCTCGTCAGCGGCTGCGGATTGTTCACGGAGTCGGACGCCTCGTCCTCGGCGTACGGTCTCAACCCGCCGGATCTCAAGGCGCAGTCGAAGCTCGGCAAGACCGAGGGCCAGGTCAACCTCATCGCCTGGGCCGGCTACGTCGAGGACGGCTCCAACGACCCCAAGGCCGACTGGGTCAGCAGTTTCGAGCAGCGGACCGGCTGCCAGGTCAAGTCCAAGGTCGCGGCCAGCTCGGACGAGATGGTCAAGCTGATGAAGACGGGCAACTACGACGCGGTCTCCGCGTCGGGCGACGCCTCCCTGCGTCTCATCGCCTCCGGCGACGCGGCTCCGGTCAACACCGACCTCGTGCCCAACTACCAGGACGTCTTCTTCGGTCTGAAGAAGCAGGCCTGGAACTCGTTCGACGGGCAGCCGTACGGGATCCCGCACGGACGCGGCGCCAATCTCCTGATGTACAACACGCAGCAGGTGAAGCCCGCCCCGACCTCGTGGTCGGCGGTCTTCGACGACGCGTCGCCCCACAAGGGGCACGTCACGGCGTACGACTCGCCGATCTACATAGCGGACGCGGCCCTGTATCTGCGCGAGACCCAGCCGGGCCTCAACATCGAGAATCCCTATGCGCTCGACCAGGACCAGTTCGACGCCGCCGTGGCCCTGCTGAAGGACCAGAACGCGAACGTCGGCGAGTACTGGAGTGACTACCTCAAGGAGGTCTCCGCCTTCAAGAGCGGCGACTCCACGGTCGGCACCACCTGGCAGGTGATCGCCAACCTCGCCGCCGACGAAGGCGCCAAGGTCAAGGCCGTCCTGCCCATCGAAGGCGCCACCGGCTGGTCCGACACCTGGATGATCTCCGCCAAGGCGAAGCACCCCAACTGTGCCTACAAATGGATGAACTGGATCATCTCTCCGAAGGTCAACGCCGAGGTCGCCGAGTACTACGGCGAGGCGCCGTCGAACATCAAGGCGTGCGACGAGATCAGCGACGACGCGTTCTGCGACACGTACCACGCGACGGACGAGGGCTACTGGAAGGACATCGCGTTCTGGACGACGCCGATCGAGCAGTGCCTCGACGGGCGGACGGAAGTGAAATGCGTGCCTTACGCCAAGTGGGTCCAGGCCTGGACCGAGATCAAGGGCTGAGCGGCAAACGCGCGGGCACGCGCTCAGGAAGCGGCGATGTCGCGCTGCTGCCGGGCGAGCGCGTGCCCGATGTCCCGGGTCGCCGGATACAGGCGCAGATACAGGTCGTACAGGTCGTCGTAGCGGGGCCGTAGCCGGGCGTCGGGGGCGACCTGCTCCCGTACCGGATTCCAGGCGTCGATGTCCGCGTCGCCGACCGCCTGCGCGGCCAGGAACGCGGCGCCGTAGCTCGCTCCGAGCGTGACGGTCCTGATCTCCTGTTCCAGGCC from Streptomyces avermitilis MA-4680 = NBRC 14893 includes the following:
- a CDS encoding tetratricopeptide repeat protein; this encodes MSTASGDPTTGTADFFAAPLADASLPEEWESGQQAVTEQATNPASGTDEMSAPEEQVTRTSATPLPGAPNGAAALPYRPTRGRYRSSGGGFHLELRVDVDSTAGGPKVLNRISGDFFSTSGATTTYYGSLVVHAPTVTRSATQVVISGLGTYTWQAGAPIVRVTIPRRRINQPQGTATVQFLTTSNQPGAGYTCGYVSPYFRTVQWEQDSVTGRIPFLSYDTGSLPQPPNSPARALTVPRAYAEAGIELLMSGTANTIADSPGGWTNTELHGAMQTNFSLWRDAPQWKVWLLVAGSYEGMAGVRGIMFDAADSFQRQGCAVFYDLIKGTDAESQRAQLRTYVHELGHSFNLLHSWQKNLAQPPAPLGPQNGFGDLSWMNYPQNYLPPTGTGGAAAYWGAFPFQFTDNELVHLRHGFYRDVVMGANAFGIGAADIEPELFDEPLADESGLRLDLRVTKSGFAFGEPVVVELKLDTTDLRGRSTHDHLHPDDELVHIAIRQPSGRTVLYRPLLRRCVDQDATVRLDTDRPAIYSSAYIGYGRDGHYFQQPGTYQLRASYLASDGSRIVSPVLRLHVRHPVSQSDIELAELMMGEEQGTILALRGSDSPSLQAGNDALQEVIERHANHPFAVYARLAKGLNFEHEFKSLSPDKAGLNVRPPDTKSGIEQLSQVVKVSEQGKGVDNLTLNLATRRLARAYARQGDLEEAGSTLDRLVRHFDTPAFKPYVVDAVRSQADSTKARLLAEFGDS
- a CDS encoding cache domain-containing protein, producing the protein MPHSIPQPGLSFCLAAHPVPAPAGSGRPATATLDVSPQARVAAQVRSALEAVFEAVEETRADTAALLAQVAGLGRRPATVDLAGLRPGLHLRLARQELVSGVGFVAAPGLLGDVPTWLEWWQTGADGALRPLLLDLDPRQSAYSDYTHWDWFALPRDTGRRAVAGPYVDYLCSEEYSLTLSAPVQVEGRFAGVAAADVYLRHFETAVMPLLQRLPGPAHLVNARGRVAASADPAHLAGSLTKGPDFAAVLTQARPEHFDGLHLMPCDGVPLVLVMAER
- a CDS encoding LysR family transcriptional regulator ArgP, translated to MMAELPLDLVRTLLAVVDEGTFDAAASALHVTPSAVSQRVKALERRTGRVLLMRTKPVRPTESGEAVVRFARRLARLELDARAELGMTGSEEPTRLSIAVNSDSLATWFLPALARVPEELRLSYELRREDQDHTAALLREGLVMAAVTSSPDPVTGCSVQSLGRMRYMAVAGPGFAARWLGDRPDVPLRQVLADAPVVCFDRRDDLQDGFVRGLRRGRGGASALRHFVPTSEGFVDAVAAGMGWGMVPQVQAEPLLRAGRLVHLATDRPIDVPLYWQQWKLDSPALSAVAEAVASAAAAALDGGSQWPHVTSAVTGRG
- a CDS encoding DUF6479 family protein, with the translated sequence MNTASYELLAASSDVLNVFAAFVGGLVIAGGLIWAVRLGISVRRTESDRPRSDEQPKLPESGAVHEMREMREPDEVPHAAVESERLMPYELHHAGSKRREDQNRRRWDPGSSGSFGSGGLGHT
- a CDS encoding MFS transporter, with the protein product MYRATRNSVDTSESSTDDSTGPDTAAPSVPPAPARGARPGWRRWAMDTRPLRRPAYRRLWSSTIVTSVGSQLTAVAVPKQIYDITGSSAWVGYASLAGLLPLVVFALWGGAIADSMDRRKLLLITNSGIAVTSLLFWTQAVTGVDSVFVLMALLALQQAFFGLNSPARTASIARLVPADELPAANALGSTVMQTGLVAGPLLAGALIPVIGLSELYLLDALALCATVWAVVRLPALPPLTTPASGRAGWRAIAEGFRYISLHKVLLLSFLADIIAMVLGMPRALFPQLAAQTYAPYGEGLALGLLFAAIPIGAVAGGLMSGTFSRARRHGLMVIAAVVAWGAAVTGFGLSTNLWIAVAFLAAAGVADMVSMVFRGAILLSAVTDEMRGRMQGVFTVVVAGGPRLADVLHGTAGSVFGARAAVAGGGLLVVVATLALAFATPALRTYRI
- a CDS encoding LysE/ArgO family amino acid transporter, which translates into the protein MTNALTTAAAGFGTGLSLIVAIGAQNAFVLRQGIRRDAVLAVVGICALSDALLIALGVGGVGAVVVAWPRALTAVALVGGAFLLVYGALAARRVFRPAGLRAEGAPEGSRRRAVLTCLALTWLNPHVYLDTVFLLGSIAADRGSLRWTFGLGAALASLCWFAALGFGSRLLGRFLARPSAWRVLDALVAATMLTMGATLIAGV
- a CDS encoding ABC transporter substrate-binding protein, producing the protein MRLHRSFKAAAAAGALLLVSGCGLFTESDASSSAYGLNPPDLKAQSKLGKTEGQVNLIAWAGYVEDGSNDPKADWVSSFEQRTGCQVKSKVAASSDEMVKLMKTGNYDAVSASGDASLRLIASGDAAPVNTDLVPNYQDVFFGLKKQAWNSFDGQPYGIPHGRGANLLMYNTQQVKPAPTSWSAVFDDASPHKGHVTAYDSPIYIADAALYLRETQPGLNIENPYALDQDQFDAAVALLKDQNANVGEYWSDYLKEVSAFKSGDSTVGTTWQVIANLAADEGAKVKAVLPIEGATGWSDTWMISAKAKHPNCAYKWMNWIISPKVNAEVAEYYGEAPSNIKACDEISDDAFCDTYHATDEGYWKDIAFWTTPIEQCLDGRTEVKCVPYAKWVQAWTEIKG